A genomic region of Stenotrophomonas sp. NA06056 contains the following coding sequences:
- the mgtE gene encoding magnesium transporter — translation MNQKQLLRPVADAAALSAPLANYNTADAVEFLNTLELERAAETLAALSLPRAVKMLEAPELHRSGELVAALPPARAAALLGLMADDRATDIVHELDEEERARLIPLLGNEARQTIQKLLSYPPNTAGALMTTEFVAVPATWTVAQTLQHIRQVERTRETVYAIYVLDPANQRLQQVVTMRRLITGLPEESILDVAQVNPPVMVDAQMDQEDVARLIRRHDLLAIPVVDAQQHMLGIVTVDDILDALIEESTEDAHKFGGMEALDKPYMQIGFFEMLRKRAGWLSVLFVGEMLTASAMQHYEDELARAVVLTLFIPLIMSSGGNSGSQATSLLIRSLALRELRLRDWWKVALREVPTGMVLGAILGCLAIVRIVIWQLGGFHDYGEHWILLAITIGAALVGIVTFGSLSGSMLPFILKRLGFDPASASAPFVATLVDVTGLVIYFSIAAMILHGTLL, via the coding sequence ATGAACCAGAAGCAATTGCTGCGTCCGGTGGCCGATGCCGCAGCATTGTCGGCACCGCTGGCGAACTACAACACCGCCGACGCGGTGGAATTCCTCAACACGCTCGAACTGGAGCGCGCCGCCGAGACGCTGGCCGCGCTGTCGTTGCCGCGTGCAGTGAAGATGCTGGAGGCGCCGGAGCTGCACCGCAGTGGCGAACTGGTTGCCGCGCTGCCGCCGGCACGCGCCGCCGCGCTGCTGGGGTTGATGGCCGACGACCGTGCCACCGACATCGTCCACGAACTGGATGAAGAAGAACGTGCACGGCTGATTCCGCTGCTGGGCAACGAAGCCCGGCAGACCATCCAGAAGCTGCTGAGCTACCCGCCGAACACCGCCGGTGCGCTGATGACCACCGAGTTCGTCGCCGTACCCGCCACCTGGACCGTGGCCCAGACCCTGCAGCACATCCGCCAGGTCGAGCGCACCCGCGAGACCGTGTATGCGATCTATGTCCTCGACCCGGCCAACCAGCGGTTGCAGCAGGTGGTGACCATGCGACGGCTGATCACCGGCCTGCCGGAGGAATCGATCCTGGACGTGGCCCAGGTCAATCCGCCGGTGATGGTGGATGCGCAGATGGACCAGGAAGACGTGGCACGGCTGATCCGTCGCCACGACCTGCTGGCAATCCCGGTGGTGGACGCACAGCAGCACATGCTCGGCATCGTCACCGTCGATGACATCCTCGATGCACTGATTGAAGAGTCGACCGAGGACGCGCACAAGTTCGGCGGCATGGAAGCACTGGACAAGCCGTACATGCAGATCGGCTTCTTCGAGATGCTGCGCAAGCGCGCCGGCTGGTTGAGCGTGCTGTTCGTGGGCGAGATGCTGACCGCCAGCGCGATGCAGCACTATGAGGACGAACTGGCACGCGCCGTGGTGCTGACCCTGTTCATTCCGTTGATCATGAGTTCGGGCGGTAACTCAGGTTCGCAGGCCACCTCTCTGCTGATCCGCAGCCTGGCCCTGCGCGAGCTGCGCCTGCGTGATTGGTGGAAAGTCGCGCTGCGCGAAGTACCCACCGGCATGGTGCTCGGTGCCATCCTCGGTTGCCTGGCCATCGTCCGCATCGTGATCTGGCAGCTTGGTGGCTTCCATGACTACGGCGAGCACTGGATCCTGCTGGCGATCACCATCGGCGCCGCGCTGGTGGGCATCGTCACCTTCGGTTCGCTGTCCGGCTCGATGCTGCCCTTCATCCTCAAGCGGTTGGGTTTCGACCCGGCCAGCGCCTCGGCCCCGTTCGTGGCCACCCTGGTGGATGTGACCGGCCTGGTGATCTATTTCAGCATCGCCGCGATGATCCTGCACGGAACCCTGTTGTAA
- a CDS encoding monovalent cation:proton antiporter-2 (CPA2) family protein, with amino-acid sequence MHSGGLELALVLLLAAVIAVPVFKKFGFGAVLGYLAAGVVLGPDGLGFVQDADRILGAAEIGVVMLLFVIGLELSPARLKVMRRSVFGAGAAQVALSGLVLGGLLLLDHFQWKSALVVGVALALSSTAVGLQLLSEHKAINSDHGRLGFAILLFQDLIAIPLLAAIPLLGGVKNETLRWEDAAVALGALAVVILCGRPVLRRLFGIIARTRSPEVFTATALLVVLGTAWFMQEAGLSPSLGAFLAGVLLSDSEFRHELESQIEPFKGLLLGLFFIAVGMGIDLDRIAAEPWMIAAGVAILLVVKFSLLYAIGRIAKLSSRQSLLLGSVLWLGGEFAFVVFNEAQRAHLLGNANHDRLVAIVGLSMAITPLLMIALLRLLGQEKAAPRQAAEADKVAPDNRPKVLIAGMGRFGQVIARLLTAQKVPFVALEANPDTVADLRRFGNQLYYGDPTRPEMLRAAGGEHIDVFVITVDDPETNLRAVRMVRRLYPDATVLARARNRQHAWRLMDMSAEPFREVFGTSLEMSGRVLTALGVAPSVAERHVQQFREHDEKLLRDQYLVYDDEAAVIQTSRDARNDLMHLFEADAESDDK; translated from the coding sequence ATGCATAGCGGTGGTCTGGAACTGGCACTGGTGCTGCTGCTGGCCGCGGTGATCGCGGTGCCGGTGTTCAAGAAGTTCGGCTTCGGCGCGGTGCTGGGCTATCTGGCGGCCGGCGTGGTGCTGGGCCCGGATGGCCTGGGCTTCGTGCAGGACGCCGACCGCATCCTTGGCGCGGCCGAGATCGGCGTGGTCATGCTGCTGTTCGTGATCGGGCTGGAGCTGTCCCCTGCCCGGCTGAAGGTGATGCGGCGCTCGGTGTTCGGTGCGGGTGCGGCGCAGGTGGCGCTGTCCGGGCTGGTGCTGGGCGGCCTGCTGCTGCTCGATCACTTCCAGTGGAAGAGCGCGCTGGTGGTGGGCGTGGCGCTGGCGCTGTCATCGACCGCAGTGGGTCTGCAGCTGCTGTCCGAGCACAAGGCGATCAACAGCGACCACGGCCGGCTGGGGTTTGCCATCCTGCTGTTCCAGGACCTGATCGCCATTCCGCTGCTGGCCGCGATTCCGCTGCTGGGCGGGGTCAAGAACGAGACGCTGCGCTGGGAAGATGCGGCCGTCGCGCTGGGCGCGCTGGCCGTGGTGATCCTGTGCGGGCGGCCGGTGCTGCGCCGCCTGTTCGGCATCATCGCGCGCACCCGCAGCCCGGAAGTGTTCACCGCCACCGCGTTGCTGGTGGTGCTGGGTACCGCCTGGTTCATGCAGGAAGCCGGCCTGAGCCCCAGCCTGGGGGCGTTCCTGGCCGGCGTGCTGCTGTCCGATTCGGAATTCCGGCACGAGCTGGAATCGCAGATCGAACCGTTCAAGGGTCTGCTGCTGGGGCTGTTCTTCATCGCGGTGGGCATGGGCATCGACCTGGACCGCATCGCCGCCGAACCGTGGATGATTGCTGCCGGCGTGGCGATCCTGCTGGTGGTGAAGTTCAGCCTGCTGTACGCCATCGGCCGCATCGCCAAGCTCAGCTCCCGGCAGTCGCTGCTGCTGGGCAGCGTGTTGTGGCTGGGCGGCGAATTCGCCTTCGTGGTGTTCAACGAAGCGCAGCGTGCGCACCTGCTGGGCAATGCCAACCATGACCGGCTGGTGGCGATTGTCGGCCTGTCGATGGCGATCACGCCGTTGCTGATGATCGCCCTGCTGCGCCTGCTGGGCCAGGAGAAGGCCGCGCCACGCCAGGCGGCGGAGGCCGACAAGGTGGCCCCGGACAATCGCCCGAAGGTGCTGATTGCCGGCATGGGCCGCTTCGGTCAGGTGATCGCGCGCCTGCTGACTGCGCAGAAGGTGCCGTTCGTGGCGCTGGAAGCGAACCCGGACACCGTGGCCGACCTGCGCCGCTTCGGCAACCAGCTGTACTACGGCGACCCGACCCGGCCGGAGATGCTGCGCGCCGCCGGTGGCGAGCATATCGACGTGTTCGTGATCACCGTGGACGACCCCGAAACCAACCTGCGCGCGGTGCGCATGGTGCGCCGTCTGTACCCGGACGCGACGGTGCTGGCACGTGCGCGCAACCGCCAGCATGCGTGGCGGTTGATGGACATGTCGGCCGAACCGTTCCGTGAAGTGTTTGGTACCAGCCTGGAAATGAGCGGGCGCGTGCTGACCGCGCTGGGCGTGGCACCGAGCGTGGCCGAGCGCCATGTGCAGCAGTTCCGCGAACACGACGAGAAGCTGCTGCGTGACCAGTACCTGGTCTACGACGACGAGGCGGCGGTGATCCAGACCTCGCGTGATGCGCGCAACGACCTGATGCACCTGTTCGAGGCGGACGCGGAAAGCGACGACAAGTAG
- a CDS encoding ankyrin repeat domain-containing protein: protein MTELSRSRALSLAFTLGALLALGSALGGLPGAVLAALAQPAFALGVSWWRRSRALLPPKVITRQDLPALLVLWTAAPSLLALLLAWPLAALRDSGSLAAVLGLSVLVSAGLLAAWRTWPLWNDVERLDGGLAQHWQALAGRDLSAWRGLGVAALVMALAALVVLPTWPELLPESARWPSALAVLLLSPLLHLLLQRIAPAPLVSLRSAVGAELPVDREALFSAVADTTPLEALAPQELTPALYEAARHGRIDRALQLLQAGADPYSLPDPNWRDQRSLAVLAAVLPDLRLLRELIGRGVDVNAPHRGMTPLLAATRDSWHGRPEAVMTLLANGADSRATDSEGNTPLHHAARSSDPGVAALLRDAAAEVDALNRDGWSPLAVACQVGNWRLARFLLERGARSEPAEGTPVLLAAAATEDDDPAGVQLLLKHKARADARDRQRRSALHEAALAGHVDIIGVLLAAGANLEARDALGRTPWLEAARAGRAAVVEHLLPHKPDLVAVDTDGRNAVLLATMAEDVSPLLIKRLLELGIAADGTDPAGRRAVDYAAEAGRWAIVALLDPSYPLPAAVSDGLGERGETASASGLLPDRPPLTLLREALGFGNTDGMAALARLCQPEELGGLLLDPELALEPRAVDWLLAHGADPYVRDACADTPMFALLSRGIDAVPALQVMLQHGLSPAGRGGLARFLAACAQHDQAARGLEQLALELLERGADPFAASPAGDPPLSLAVRLGWLRLQQALLTTGVDREARDSHGMTALHLATALARESALKLLVQHGASPEARAADGQTPLGVALSIGRRDLADWLDWRVWPLPRRTLREGDLPAAAMAGDVDAVRRLNDLGFAIDAVDAQGCTALLRAAGGGHLAVVDLLLARGADPQHAAASGATPLSAAVSMRQVEIVSALLDAGAQLEHRLPGGVTVLMLASALGLPDIVARLLTAGADVHAGDAQQLAPLHCAALYGFSARDRSRLLALLDTLLLAGAEPDQAAAGAVTPLLLLMGARAEPGTACDEQVVMAAVERLLDEDVSLDVRDPRGFGPLHLAALHGLPLLVQRLLRAGADPEARDGLNRSPREIAVMRGFIDVAAEFEPRVPGVSSMARFLRDNG, encoded by the coding sequence ATGACTGAGCTTTCCCGATCCCGCGCCCTGTCGCTGGCCTTCACCCTCGGTGCCCTGCTGGCGCTGGGATCGGCGCTGGGTGGCCTGCCCGGCGCGGTGCTGGCGGCCCTGGCACAACCGGCGTTCGCGCTGGGGGTGTCGTGGTGGCGGCGCAGCCGCGCGCTGCTGCCGCCGAAGGTGATCACCCGCCAGGATCTGCCGGCACTGCTGGTACTGTGGACCGCCGCGCCGTCGCTGCTGGCCCTGCTGCTGGCCTGGCCACTGGCCGCGCTGCGCGACAGCGGCAGCCTGGCCGCGGTGCTGGGTCTGAGCGTGCTGGTCAGCGCCGGCCTGCTGGCGGCTTGGCGCACCTGGCCGCTGTGGAACGATGTCGAGCGTCTTGACGGGGGCCTGGCCCAGCATTGGCAGGCGTTGGCCGGTCGCGACCTCAGTGCCTGGCGTGGCCTTGGCGTGGCAGCACTGGTGATGGCCCTGGCCGCACTGGTGGTACTGCCGACCTGGCCGGAACTGCTGCCGGAAAGCGCGCGTTGGCCGTCGGCACTGGCGGTGCTGCTGCTGTCGCCGCTGCTGCACCTGCTGCTGCAGCGCATTGCACCGGCACCGCTGGTGTCGCTGCGCAGCGCGGTTGGCGCTGAGCTGCCGGTGGATCGCGAAGCGCTGTTCAGCGCGGTCGCCGACACCACCCCGCTGGAAGCGTTGGCGCCACAGGAGCTGACCCCCGCCCTGTACGAAGCCGCACGCCACGGCCGCATCGACCGTGCGCTGCAGTTGCTGCAGGCCGGCGCCGATCCGTATTCCCTGCCTGACCCTAACTGGCGCGACCAGCGCAGCCTGGCGGTGCTCGCCGCCGTCCTGCCGGACCTGCGCCTGCTGCGCGAGCTGATCGGCCGCGGCGTCGATGTGAACGCACCACACCGTGGCATGACCCCGCTGCTGGCCGCGACCCGCGACAGCTGGCATGGGCGTCCGGAGGCGGTGATGACCCTGCTGGCCAACGGTGCCGATTCGCGCGCCACCGACAGTGAAGGCAACACGCCCCTGCACCATGCCGCCCGCAGTTCCGACCCGGGCGTGGCCGCGTTGCTGCGTGATGCGGCGGCTGAAGTCGACGCGTTGAATCGTGATGGCTGGTCGCCGTTGGCGGTGGCCTGCCAGGTCGGGAACTGGCGCCTGGCGCGCTTCCTGCTGGAGCGCGGTGCGCGCAGCGAGCCGGCTGAGGGCACCCCGGTGCTGCTGGCCGCGGCCGCCACCGAAGACGATGATCCGGCCGGTGTGCAGCTGCTGCTCAAGCACAAGGCACGTGCCGACGCACGTGACCGCCAGCGCCGCAGCGCACTGCATGAAGCGGCACTGGCCGGCCACGTCGACATCATCGGCGTGCTGCTTGCCGCCGGTGCCAACCTGGAAGCGCGCGACGCGCTCGGTCGTACCCCGTGGCTGGAAGCTGCACGTGCCGGTCGCGCAGCCGTGGTCGAGCACCTGCTGCCGCACAAACCCGACCTGGTTGCGGTCGATACCGACGGCCGCAACGCGGTGTTGCTGGCAACGATGGCCGAGGACGTTTCGCCGCTGTTGATCAAGCGCCTGCTGGAACTGGGCATCGCCGCCGACGGCACCGATCCGGCCGGTCGGCGCGCGGTGGACTACGCCGCCGAAGCTGGTCGCTGGGCGATCGTCGCCCTGCTGGACCCGTCCTACCCGTTGCCTGCCGCCGTCAGCGATGGCCTGGGCGAGCGCGGTGAGACGGCCAGTGCCAGCGGCCTGCTGCCTGACCGCCCGCCGTTGACCCTGCTGCGCGAGGCGCTGGGGTTCGGCAATACCGATGGCATGGCCGCCCTGGCCAGGCTGTGCCAGCCGGAAGAGCTGGGGGGCCTGCTGCTTGATCCGGAGCTGGCGCTGGAGCCGCGCGCAGTCGACTGGCTGCTCGCCCATGGTGCCGATCCGTACGTGCGCGACGCCTGTGCCGATACGCCGATGTTCGCGCTGCTGTCGCGCGGTATCGATGCCGTGCCAGCCCTGCAGGTGATGCTGCAGCACGGCCTGTCGCCGGCCGGACGTGGTGGACTGGCGCGTTTCCTGGCCGCCTGTGCGCAGCACGATCAAGCGGCGCGTGGCCTGGAACAGCTGGCGCTGGAGCTGCTGGAACGTGGCGCCGATCCGTTTGCCGCTTCGCCGGCCGGTGATCCGCCGTTGTCACTGGCGGTACGCCTGGGTTGGCTGCGCCTGCAGCAGGCCCTGCTCACCACCGGCGTGGACCGTGAAGCACGCGACAGCCATGGCATGACCGCGCTGCATCTGGCCACCGCGCTGGCGCGCGAAAGCGCCCTGAAGCTGCTGGTGCAACATGGTGCCTCGCCGGAAGCGCGTGCTGCCGATGGGCAGACGCCGCTGGGCGTAGCGCTGTCGATCGGTCGTCGCGATCTGGCCGACTGGCTGGACTGGCGGGTCTGGCCGCTGCCGCGCAGAACCCTTCGCGAAGGCGACCTGCCGGCCGCTGCGATGGCCGGTGATGTCGATGCGGTGCGCCGTTTGAATGATCTGGGCTTTGCCATCGACGCCGTCGATGCGCAGGGCTGCACTGCGCTGCTGCGTGCTGCCGGCGGTGGCCATCTGGCCGTGGTCGACCTGCTGCTGGCGCGTGGCGCCGATCCGCAGCATGCCGCTGCCAGTGGCGCCACGCCGTTGTCGGCGGCGGTCAGCATGCGCCAGGTCGAGATCGTCTCGGCCCTGCTCGACGCCGGGGCGCAGCTCGAACACCGCCTGCCAGGCGGGGTGACCGTGCTGATGCTGGCCTCGGCGCTGGGCCTGCCGGACATCGTGGCGCGCCTGCTCACCGCCGGTGCCGACGTACATGCCGGCGATGCCCAGCAGCTCGCGCCGCTGCACTGCGCGGCACTGTATGGCTTCAGTGCGCGCGATCGCTCGCGCCTGCTGGCGCTGCTCGACACCCTGCTGCTGGCCGGTGCAGAGCCGGACCAGGCCGCCGCCGGTGCGGTCACGCCGTTGCTGCTGCTGATGGGCGCGCGCGCCGAACCGGGTACCGCCTGCGACGAGCAGGTGGTGATGGCCGCTGTCGAGCGCCTGCTGGATGAAGACGTGAGCCTGGATGTGCGCGATCCGCGTGGCTTCGGCCCGCTGCACCTGGCCGCCCTGCACGGCTTGCCGCTGCTGGTGCAGCGTCTGCTGCGCGCCGGTGCCGATCCGGAAGCGCGCGATGGCTTGAACCGCAGCCCGCGCGAGATCGCGGTGATGCGCGGCTTCATCGACGTCGCCGCCGAGTTCGAGCCGCGCGTGCCGGGCGTATCGTCGATGGCCAGGTTCCTGCGCGACAACGGCTGA
- a CDS encoding YcgL domain-containing protein: protein MHAYVYKSQLKPDTYVYLARRDDFSALPAPLSASLGSLVFVLEVTLDAQRRLAQADPAKVRSELTERGFYLQVPPSVSSMMLRHYD, encoded by the coding sequence ATGCACGCCTACGTCTATAAAAGCCAACTCAAGCCGGACACCTACGTCTATCTCGCCCGACGCGATGACTTCAGCGCCTTGCCTGCGCCGCTGTCGGCGTCACTGGGTTCGCTCGTCTTCGTCCTGGAAGTGACCCTGGACGCGCAGCGCCGGCTGGCCCAGGCCGACCCGGCCAAGGTGCGCAGCGAACTGACCGAGCGCGGGTTCTATCTGCAGGTACCACCGTCGGTGAGCAGCATGATGCTGCGCCACTATGACTGA
- a CDS encoding excinuclease ATPase subunit has product MRRTLLIATATALLALTSTASARDTRVEQSLRELINSQAAKDAGIDGSVRFYLAGQPVSVQQRLGEDVTNKKTNAANKSDVEACNWVALSALLALQDGAKSRGANAVVDIVSYYKKNEFKSATNYECWAGTFVAGVALKGTYAKVK; this is encoded by the coding sequence ATGCGCCGCACCCTGCTGATCGCCACTGCCACCGCGCTGCTGGCCCTGACTTCCACCGCTTCGGCGCGCGATACCCGCGTCGAACAGTCCCTGCGCGAGCTGATCAATTCGCAGGCTGCCAAAGATGCCGGCATCGACGGCAGCGTGCGCTTCTACCTGGCCGGCCAGCCGGTCAGCGTGCAGCAGCGCCTGGGCGAAGACGTGACCAACAAGAAGACCAACGCCGCCAACAAGAGCGACGTCGAGGCCTGCAACTGGGTTGCGCTGTCGGCGCTGCTGGCCCTGCAGGACGGTGCCAAGTCGCGCGGCGCCAATGCTGTGGTCGACATCGTCAGCTACTACAAGAAGAACGAGTTCAAGAGCGCGACCAACTACGAGTGCTGGGCTGGCACCTTCGTCGCTGGCGTGGCCTTGAAGGGCACCTACGCCAAGGTCAAGTAA
- a CDS encoding beta-ketoacyl-ACP synthase, with the protein MAADRRVVVTGAAAISPLGHDWPTIQAHLRSCRNAVRSMPEWDVYAGLNTKLAAPAQDYELPPNYNRKTTRSMGKVAIMSVRATEVALREAGLFEHPVLRSGRTGVAYGSSSGSHEATGEFGRMLHEFTTDGISATTYLKMMSHTAPVNIGVFFGLSGRVYTTSSACTSGSQGVGAGYEAIRSGKQTVMVAGGAEQLDATAAAVFDTLFATSTRNDAPHSTPRPFDAGRDGLVLGEGACTLILEDLEHAQARGATILAEIVGYGTNSDGQHVTQPSADTMAQAMRLALEDAGLQPAQIDYVNAHGTATDHGDIAETQATAQVFGSRVPISSLKSYVGHMLGGCGAFEAWMSIEMMRAGWFAPTLNLVEVDPRCGQLDFITGQGRELQAEYVMSNNFAFGGINTSLVFRRWSA; encoded by the coding sequence ATGGCCGCCGATCGTCGTGTAGTGGTTACCGGTGCCGCCGCCATCAGCCCGCTCGGCCACGACTGGCCGACCATCCAGGCCCATCTGCGCAGCTGCCGCAATGCAGTGCGTTCGATGCCGGAATGGGATGTCTATGCGGGCCTGAACACCAAGCTGGCCGCGCCGGCGCAGGACTATGAGCTGCCGCCGAACTACAACCGCAAGACCACCCGTTCGATGGGCAAGGTCGCGATCATGTCGGTGCGCGCCACCGAGGTTGCGCTGCGCGAGGCGGGCTTGTTCGAGCACCCGGTGCTGCGCAGTGGCCGTACCGGCGTGGCCTACGGCTCCTCGTCGGGCAGCCACGAGGCCACCGGTGAATTCGGCCGCATGCTGCACGAGTTCACCACCGACGGCATCAGCGCCACCACCTACCTGAAGATGATGAGCCACACCGCACCGGTCAACATCGGTGTGTTCTTCGGCTTGTCAGGGCGTGTCTACACCACCTCCAGCGCCTGCACGTCGGGCAGCCAGGGCGTGGGCGCCGGTTACGAGGCGATCCGCAGCGGCAAGCAGACGGTGATGGTGGCCGGCGGTGCCGAACAGCTCGACGCCACCGCAGCCGCAGTGTTCGACACCCTGTTCGCCACCAGCACGCGCAACGATGCGCCGCACAGCACCCCGCGTCCGTTCGATGCCGGCCGCGATGGCCTGGTGCTAGGCGAGGGTGCCTGTACCCTGATCCTGGAGGATCTGGAACACGCGCAGGCACGTGGCGCGACCATCCTCGCCGAGATCGTGGGCTACGGCACCAACAGCGACGGCCAGCACGTCACCCAGCCCAGCGCCGACACCATGGCCCAGGCCATGCGCCTGGCATTGGAAGACGCCGGACTGCAACCGGCGCAGATCGATTACGTGAACGCCCACGGCACTGCGACCGATCACGGCGACATCGCCGAGACCCAGGCCACCGCCCAGGTGTTCGGCAGCCGCGTGCCGATCAGCTCGTTGAAGAGCTACGTTGGCCACATGCTGGGTGGTTGCGGTGCGTTCGAAGCCTGGATGAGCATCGAGATGATGCGCGCCGGCTGGTTCGCGCCCACCCTGAACCTGGTCGAGGTGGACCCGCGTTGCGGCCAGCTCGATTTCATCACCGGGCAAGGCCGCGAGCTGCAGGCCGAGTACGTGATGAGCAACAACTTCGCCTTCGGTGGCATCAACACCTCGTTGGTGTTCCGCCGCTGGAGCGCGTGA
- a CDS encoding 3-ketoacyl-ACP reductase FabG2: MTGNRSVLVTGASRGIGRAIALRIARDGFDVVVHCRSRVEEAQAVAAEINALGQQARVLAFDVADRAAARAALEADVEAHGAYYGVVCNAGIARDGAFPALSEDDWDQVIHTNLDGFYNVLHPLIMPMVRRRKPGRIVTLSSVSGVAGNRGQVNYSAAKAGIIGASKALALELASRQITVNCVAPGLIETDMLNEEVVEHALKLIPAGRVGRPEEVAATVAFLLSEPAGYITRQVISVNGGMI, from the coding sequence ATGACAGGGAATCGAAGCGTGCTGGTGACCGGCGCGAGCCGGGGCATCGGCCGGGCCATTGCGCTGCGTATCGCGCGCGATGGCTTCGACGTGGTGGTGCATTGCCGCAGCCGTGTGGAAGAAGCACAGGCGGTGGCTGCAGAGATCAACGCACTGGGCCAGCAGGCCCGCGTGCTGGCCTTCGACGTGGCCGACCGTGCTGCCGCACGTGCCGCGCTGGAGGCAGACGTGGAGGCACATGGCGCCTACTACGGCGTGGTATGCAATGCCGGCATCGCCCGCGATGGCGCCTTCCCGGCACTGTCCGAGGACGACTGGGACCAGGTGATCCATACCAACCTGGACGGCTTCTACAACGTGCTGCATCCGCTGATCATGCCGATGGTGCGGCGGCGCAAGCCGGGCCGCATCGTCACCCTGTCCTCGGTGTCCGGCGTGGCCGGCAACCGCGGGCAGGTCAACTACAGTGCGGCCAAGGCCGGCATCATCGGTGCCAGCAAGGCATTGGCGCTGGAACTGGCCAGCCGCCAGATCACCGTCAACTGCGTGGCCCCGGGCCTGATCGAGACCGACATGCTCAACGAAGAAGTGGTCGAACACGCCTTGAAGCTGATCCCGGCCGGCCGCGTAGGCCGTCCCGAGGAAGTGGCGGCGACCGTCGCGTTCCTGCTGTCCGAGCCGGCCGGTTACATCACCCGCCAGGTGATCTCGGTCAACGGAGGGATGATCTGA
- a CDS encoding beta-ketoacyl-[acyl-carrier-protein] synthase family protein: protein MKSAPIFLNDLGVVCALGEGRAAVAAALFDDAPGGLSDNTTLLPGRTLALGEVHSPLPTLEALPVSLRGRNNALLDVALAQIAPAVADAISRHGAERVAVVLGTSTSGIGESEQALRTRAEHGHWPDGFDYAQQEMGTAAQFVRERSGALGPAWTLSTACSSSAKALMSAARMLRSGIVDAVIAGGADSLCRFTVAGFSALESVSAVRCNPFSQHRCGINIGEGAALFLLTREPGPVSLAGWGESADAHHMSAPDPQGLGAIDALQQALQRAGWAPSEVDYVNLHGTATGHNDAMESLAVAQVLGTDVPASSTKPLTGHTLGASGAIEAALCWILLAENPQQQLPPHWWDGVADPALPALPLVAPATFLQQSPRRVLSNSFAFGGSNAVLALERR, encoded by the coding sequence ATGAAAAGCGCGCCCATTTTCCTCAACGACCTCGGCGTGGTCTGTGCGCTGGGCGAGGGCCGCGCTGCGGTGGCGGCTGCGTTGTTTGACGACGCGCCCGGCGGGCTGAGCGACAACACCACCCTGCTGCCGGGTCGCACCCTGGCGCTGGGCGAAGTGCACAGCCCGTTACCGACGCTGGAAGCGCTGCCGGTGTCCCTGCGTGGCCGCAACAACGCGCTGCTGGACGTCGCCCTGGCGCAGATCGCGCCGGCCGTTGCCGATGCCATCAGCCGTCATGGTGCCGAACGCGTGGCGGTGGTGCTGGGTACCAGTACCTCGGGCATCGGTGAATCGGAGCAGGCACTGCGTACCCGCGCCGAGCACGGCCATTGGCCCGACGGGTTCGACTACGCACAGCAGGAAATGGGCACCGCCGCGCAGTTCGTGCGTGAGCGCAGCGGTGCGCTGGGCCCAGCCTGGACGCTGTCCACGGCCTGCTCGTCCAGCGCCAAGGCGTTGATGTCGGCCGCGCGCATGCTGCGTTCGGGCATCGTCGATGCGGTCATCGCCGGTGGCGCCGATTCCCTGTGCCGGTTCACCGTCGCTGGATTCAGCGCGCTCGAATCGGTCTCCGCCGTGCGCTGTAATCCGTTCTCGCAGCATCGCTGCGGGATCAACATCGGTGAGGGTGCCGCACTGTTCCTGCTGACCCGCGAGCCGGGTCCGGTCAGCCTGGCGGGATGGGGCGAGTCGGCCGACGCGCACCACATGTCCGCACCGGACCCGCAGGGCCTGGGCGCCATCGACGCCCTGCAGCAGGCGCTGCAGCGTGCCGGTTGGGCGCCTTCGGAAGTGGACTACGTGAACCTGCATGGCACTGCGACCGGCCACAACGACGCGATGGAAAGCCTGGCGGTGGCACAGGTGCTGGGCACCGATGTGCCGGCCAGCTCGACCAAGCCACTGACCGGGCACACGCTGGGCGCGTCCGGCGCGATCGAAGCCGCGCTGTGCTGGATCCTGTTGGCCGAGAACCCGCAGCAGCAGCTGCCGCCACACTGGTGGGACGGCGTGGCCGATCCCGCGCTGCCGGCATTGCCGCTGGTGGCTCCGGCAACGTTCCTGCAGCAGTCGCCGCGGCGTGTGCTGAGCAATTCGTTCGCCTTCGGTGGCAGCAATGCCGTGCTGGCACTGGAGCGCCGATGA